The Candidatus Methylomirabilis lanthanidiphila genome includes the window CTCACTCATATTGACACAGAGGGGGCAGACACCATGGTGTATAAGCTTCTCAAGTACGTACCCATCCGGGGACGGTTGACGTGCAAAACCGGACTCCGTATCGGCGGCTCAAAGGAAGAAATGGAGATTGGTGGCATGGACAATCCCGTTATTCGTCATCCACTGACGAAGGTGCCCTACATCCCAGGCTCGTCCATAAAAGGCAAGCTGCGCTCACTGCTCGAGTACAAGATGGGCAAGGTTAGCGCTAACGGGGGGCCGTGCGGATGTGCCGACTGTCTAGTGTGCAAGGTATTTGGACCTCACAAGTGTGCGATACATGGCTTAGGCCCTACCCGGATTATCGTCCGAGACGCCACAATGACTGACGAGTGGGTCAAGCGGTTGGAGGTCTTACGGGAAGAAGGGCTTAACTATGTTGAAGTAAAGACCGAAAACTGGATCGACCGTCGGACAGGTGTTGCCGGCAACCGTGGACTGAGGACGCAGGAGCGTGTACCGGCAGGGGTGCAGTTTGATTTCAATATCTCGGTGCGCATCTTCGAAGGGGATAGCGAACAAGAAATACTTGACTTCATCCGGCAGGGACTCGACATGTTGCCACAGGATACCCTCGGCGGCTCGGGGTCCCGGGGTTACGGATGGGTCGAAATCGAGCATAAGGCAGGGTAAGAGAGTGCGCACGTACAAAGCAACACTATACCTGAGGTCGGCGTCGGCGACACCGTGGCAGGCCGACACCCTGTTTGGACATTTGTGCTGGAGCCTCGTGCGACGTAAAGGCGCCGAATTCCTGACGGAGATTTGGTTAGATGAATACCGCGTTCGTAAACCACCGGTGCTGATTTCAGACGGTTTCCCGTCCGGATGGTTACCACGGCCTCGCATCGGGACACAGGAGGACCGAGGTGCACTACCGCTGAAGGCAGGCCGCATCCGCGAGTATCGCGCTATCAAAGACCATCTCAAGGCTCGGTGGCTCACACTCGACGAGTTTACTAGAGCCCGCAAGGCGGAATTTGTGCTGCCGTTGGTCCAGCCGGATGAGGCCACTCGCACCGTCAGCAAGAATCAGATTAGCCGACTGACCAACACGACTGGCGATGCTGGTGGTGGGTTGTACGACTTGATGGAACTGTGTCTTCAGGCTGTAGATGTGTATTGGCGGATAGCTGATGGCTATGAGGAACTGGTACGGGATTTCCTCATCGATCTGCAGAAGACCGGATATGGTAAACGGAAGTCAGTGGGCTATGGTGAGATAGAATCGTTCGCGTTCGAGCAGTTCGATGGGTTTGTTGACGTTCCCGAAGCCAATGGGTTCGTCACGTTGTCCCGTTTCGTCCCGGCCGTGTCAGATCCGAGAGATGGATTCTGGGCGACGGCGGTGAAATACGGCAAACTCGGCGAGGAGGGTGCGGTAAGCGGCCAGCCGTTTAAGCGCCCGCTTGTCCAACTGGTATTGGGATCATGCTTTTACGACGCGCCGGTGCGAGGCTGGTATGGAAGGCTCGTTACGGATGTAAGTGTCGATTCCGATGTGGTGCAGTACGGGTACGCCTTTCCCGTTCCGCTGCGCCTACCCGAGCGGACGAAGGGGATCGATTGACCGTCTTCTACCTTGCCAATGTCGGGACACAGGACTTGACGCTGAACAGGAAGAAACCGTTCCCGCCTCGGCAACAGGGCGAACAATGGCTGAAGTCCTATGAGACCGTTCACGATCAACTGGACGCGCCGATTCTTCGACCTGGGTTAACGCGGGTCATCGAGAAGGTTGGGCACATCTCACAGGTCGTGTTGTTTGTTAGCGACCAATCGGAAGCTACGGAGGCCCGCTTTCGCAATAACGATACGGTGTTCCTTGGCGAACTGCTGAAACGCCATCTCCCTAAACGGTTT containing:
- a CDS encoding RAMP superfamily protein, which translates into the protein MVYKLLKYVPIRGRLTCKTGLRIGGSKEEMEIGGMDNPVIRHPLTKVPYIPGSSIKGKLRSLLEYKMGKVSANGGPCGCADCLVCKVFGPHKCAIHGLGPTRIIVRDATMTDEWVKRLEVLREEGLNYVEVKTENWIDRRTGVAGNRGLRTQERVPAGVQFDFNISVRIFEGDSEQEILDFIRQGLDMLPQDTLGGSGSRGYGWVEIEHKAG